The Pseudomonas orientalis genome contains a region encoding:
- the smc gene encoding chromosome segregation protein SMC — MRLKCIKLAGFKSFVDPTTVNFPSNMAAVVGPNGCGKSNIIDAVRWVMGESSAKNLRGESMTDVIFNGSTSRKPVSQASIELVFDNSDGTLVGEYAAYAEISIRRKVTRDSQNSYFLNGTKCRRRDITDIFLGTGLGPRSYSIIEQGMISKLIEAKPEDLRNFIEEAAGISKYKERRRETENRIRRTHENLARLTDLREELERQLERLHRQAQAAEKYQEYKAEERQLKAQLSALRWQALNDQVGQREAIIGTQEVSFEALVAEQRNADASIERLRDGHHELSERFNLVQGRFYSVGGDIARVEQSIQHGQQRLRQLQDDLKEAERARLETESHLGHDRTLLLTLGEELDMLTPEQEITSAAAEEAAAALEEAETGMHGWQEQWDTFNLKSAEPRRQAEVQQSRIQQLETSMERLAERQRRLQEERVLLAADPEDAAIMQLSEQLAESEMTLEELEASETQQVERLEQLRQQLHTATQAQQQAQGDLQRLNGRLASLEALQQAALDPGTGTAEWLRDQHLAERPRLAEGLKVEAGWELAVETVLGADLQAVLVDDFGGFDLAGFTQGDLRLLSPAADGTRVPGSLLDKVEAAIDLSPWLGQVKPVESLEQALAQRGQLAAGESLISRDGYWVGRHFLRVRRASEAESGVLARGQEIVNLSAEREEREATLESLESELQTLRATQRQQETGREHLRRLLQDEARQQGELKAQLSASKAKVEQLTLRRTRLDEEVAEMGEQRALEHEQIGEARLLLQEALDSMALDTEQRELLLAQRDSLRERLDRVRQEARQHKDHAHQLAVRLGSLRAQHTSTAQALERLEMQSERLSEKREQLSLNLEEGEAPLEELRLKLEELLDKRMSVDEELKTAQIALEDADRELREAEKRRTTAEQQSQLIRGQLEQQRMEWQALTVRRKTLQDQLLEDGYDLHGVLNTLTAQANEKDAEEELERIAARIQRLGAINLAAIDEYQQQSERKRYLDAQNADLVEALDTLENVIRKIDKETRNRFKDTFDQINGGLQALFPKVFGGGSAYLELTGEDLLDTGVTIMARPPGKKNSTIHLLSGGEKALTALALVFAIFKLNPAPFCMLDEVDAPLDDANVGRYARLVKEMSQTVQFIYITHNKIAMEMADQLMGVTMHEPGCSRLVAVDVEEAMAMVES, encoded by the coding sequence GTGCGGCTCAAGTGCATCAAACTGGCGGGGTTCAAATCCTTCGTCGACCCGACCACGGTGAACTTCCCCAGTAACATGGCGGCGGTGGTCGGGCCCAATGGCTGCGGCAAGTCGAATATCATCGACGCCGTGCGCTGGGTGATGGGCGAGAGTTCGGCGAAAAACCTGCGCGGCGAGTCGATGACCGACGTCATCTTCAACGGCTCCACCAGCCGCAAACCGGTGAGCCAGGCCAGCATCGAACTGGTGTTCGACAACTCCGACGGCACCCTGGTCGGCGAGTACGCGGCCTACGCGGAAATCTCCATTCGCCGTAAAGTCACGCGCGACAGCCAGAACAGTTATTTCCTCAACGGCACCAAATGCCGTCGACGCGACATCACCGATATCTTCCTCGGCACAGGCCTGGGCCCGCGCAGTTACTCGATCATCGAGCAGGGCATGATCTCCAAGCTGATCGAAGCCAAGCCCGAAGACCTGCGCAACTTTATCGAGGAAGCGGCCGGCATCTCCAAATACAAGGAGCGCCGCCGCGAGACCGAAAACCGCATCCGCCGCACCCATGAAAACCTCGCCCGCCTGACCGACCTGCGCGAAGAGCTGGAGCGCCAGTTGGAGCGCCTGCACCGCCAGGCGCAGGCGGCCGAGAAGTATCAGGAATACAAGGCCGAAGAGCGCCAGCTCAAGGCACAACTGTCGGCCCTGCGCTGGCAGGCGCTGAACGACCAGGTCGGCCAGCGCGAAGCGATCATCGGCACCCAGGAAGTCAGCTTTGAAGCGCTGGTGGCCGAGCAGCGCAACGCCGACGCCAGCATCGAACGCCTGCGGGACGGGCACCATGAACTGTCCGAACGCTTCAATCTGGTGCAGGGCCGCTTCTATTCGGTGGGCGGTGATATTGCTCGGGTCGAACAGAGCATCCAGCACGGCCAGCAACGCCTGCGCCAGTTGCAGGACGATCTGAAGGAAGCCGAACGCGCACGCCTGGAGACCGAGTCGCACCTGGGCCACGACCGTACCTTGCTGCTGACCCTGGGCGAAGAGCTGGACATGCTCACCCCCGAGCAGGAAATCACCAGCGCCGCCGCCGAAGAAGCCGCCGCCGCCCTGGAAGAAGCCGAAACCGGCATGCACGGCTGGCAGGAGCAGTGGGACACGTTCAACCTCAAATCCGCCGAACCGCGTCGCCAGGCCGAGGTGCAGCAGTCGCGTATCCAGCAACTGGAAACCAGCATGGAGCGCCTGGCTGAACGTCAGCGCCGCCTGCAGGAAGAGCGCGTGTTGCTCGCCGCCGACCCGGAAGATGCGGCGATCATGCAGTTGAGCGAGCAACTGGCCGAAAGCGAAATGACCCTCGAAGAGCTCGAGGCCAGCGAAACGCAGCAAGTGGAACGCCTCGAGCAATTGCGCCAGCAATTGCACACCGCGACCCAGGCGCAGCAACAGGCCCAGGGCGATCTGCAGCGCCTCAACGGGCGGCTGGCTTCATTGGAAGCCTTGCAGCAAGCCGCGCTGGACCCCGGCACCGGCACCGCCGAATGGCTGCGCGACCAGCACCTGGCCGAGCGCCCGCGCCTGGCCGAAGGCTTGAAGGTCGAGGCCGGTTGGGAGCTGGCGGTGGAAACCGTGCTGGGCGCCGATCTGCAAGCGGTGCTGGTGGATGATTTCGGCGGCTTCGACCTGGCCGGTTTCACCCAGGGCGACCTGCGCCTGCTCAGTCCCGCAGCCGATGGCACGCGCGTGCCGGGCAGCCTGCTGGACAAGGTCGAGGCGGCGATTGACCTGTCGCCGTGGCTGGGCCAGGTCAAACCGGTCGAATCACTGGAGCAGGCCCTGGCCCAACGCGGCCAGCTAGCGGCCGGCGAGAGCTTGATCAGTCGCGACGGCTATTGGGTCGGCCGCCACTTCCTGCGCGTGCGCCGTGCCAGTGAGGCCGAAAGCGGCGTATTGGCCCGTGGCCAGGAAATCGTCAACCTGAGCGCCGAGCGTGAAGAGCGCGAGGCCACCCTGGAAAGCCTGGAAAGCGAACTGCAAACCCTGCGCGCCACCCAGCGCCAGCAAGAGACCGGCCGCGAGCATCTGCGCCGCCTGTTGCAGGACGAGGCGCGCCAGCAAGGCGAATTGAAAGCGCAACTGTCGGCGAGCAAAGCCAAGGTCGAGCAACTGACCCTGCGCCGCACCCGCCTTGACGAAGAAGTCGCCGAAATGGGCGAGCAGCGTGCCCTGGAGCACGAACAGATCGGCGAAGCGCGCCTGCTGTTGCAGGAAGCCCTCGACAGCATGGCCCTGGACACCGAGCAGCGCGAACTGCTGCTGGCCCAGCGCGACAGCCTGCGCGAACGCCTCGACCGCGTGCGCCAGGAAGCCCGCCAGCACAAGGACCACGCGCACCAACTGGCGGTGCGCCTCGGCTCGCTGCGCGCCCAGCACACGTCCACGGCCCAGGCCCTTGAACGCCTGGAGATGCAATCGGAACGCCTCTCCGAAAAGCGCGAGCAACTGAGCCTCAACCTGGAGGAGGGCGAAGCGCCGCTGGAAGAACTGCGCCTCAAGCTTGAAGAGTTGCTCGACAAGCGCATGAGCGTCGACGAAGAACTCAAGACCGCGCAGATCGCCCTGGAGGACGCCGACCGCGAACTGCGCGAGGCTGAAAAGCGCCGCACCACGGCCGAACAGCAATCCCAGCTGATTCGCGGACAGCTCGAACAACAGCGCATGGAGTGGCAAGCCTTGACCGTGCGTCGCAAGACTTTGCAGGACCAGTTGCTCGAAGACGGCTACGACCTGCACGGCGTACTCAACACGCTGACCGCCCAGGCCAACGAAAAAGACGCCGAAGAAGAACTTGAGCGCATTGCCGCGCGTATCCAGCGACTGGGCGCGATCAACCTCGCGGCCATCGATGAGTACCAGCAGCAGTCCGAGCGCAAACGTTATCTGGATGCCCAGAACGCCGACCTGGTCGAAGCGCTGGACACCCTGGAAAACGTGATCCGCAAGATCGACAAGGAAACCCGCAACCGCTTCAAGGATACCTTTGATCAGATTAATGGCGGTTTACAGGCGTTATTCCCAAAAGTTTTCGGTGGTGGCAGTGCCTACTTGGAACTGACGGGCGAAGATCTACTCGATACAGGGGTAACGATCATGGCGCGGCCACCGGGCAAGAAGAACAGCACCATCCATTTGTTGTCCGGCGGCGAAAAGGCCCTGACGGCCCTGGCCCTGGTATTTGCCATCTTCAAGCTGAACCCGGCGCCGTTCTGCATGCTCGACGAGGTCGATGCACCGCTGGATGACGCTAACGTTGGACGCTACGCTCGGCTGGTCAAGGAGATGTCCCAGACGGTGCAGTTCATCTATATCACCCACAACAAGATCGCCATGGAAATGGCCGATCAATTGATGGGCGTGACGATGCATGAGCCGGGCTGTTCGCGTTTGGTCGCCGTCGATGTGGAAGAAGCGATGGCGATGGTGGAATCCTGA
- a CDS encoding GntR family transcriptional regulator yields MTFKAPDSLAEQIAHHLAERIIRGDLKPGERIQEQKVTLALNVSRGSVREALLILERRHLIAILPRRGAHVTELTAHKVQSLCTLMGEMYILLGNAVAEGWQTQADMAPFLQIQQRLMGSYERQDIRAFVEESFNVMRAAYPFANNPYLQETVENLQPAMNRAYYLALDQRKAEMSEYLALFEQLLAAVLARDLAQIRLVLSAYCQRSSSLVIAALADA; encoded by the coding sequence ATGACGTTCAAGGCGCCGGACAGTCTCGCCGAGCAAATCGCTCACCACCTCGCCGAACGTATCATTCGCGGCGATCTCAAGCCTGGGGAGCGGATCCAGGAACAGAAGGTCACGCTGGCGCTGAATGTCAGCCGTGGTTCCGTGCGCGAAGCCTTGCTGATCCTCGAACGCCGGCACCTGATCGCGATCCTGCCGCGCCGTGGCGCTCACGTCACCGAACTCACCGCACACAAGGTGCAGAGCCTGTGCACGTTGATGGGCGAGATGTACATCCTGCTTGGCAATGCAGTGGCCGAAGGCTGGCAGACCCAGGCCGACATGGCGCCATTCCTGCAAATCCAGCAGCGCCTGATGGGCAGCTACGAGCGCCAGGACATCCGTGCCTTTGTCGAAGAAAGCTTCAATGTGATGCGCGCCGCGTACCCCTTCGCCAACAATCCGTACCTGCAGGAGACCGTCGAGAACCTGCAGCCGGCGATGAACCGCGCCTATTACCTGGCCCTTGACCAGCGCAAGGCGGAAATGAGCGAGTACCTCGCGCTGTTCGAACAACTGCTCGCGGCCGTGCTGGCCCGCGACCTGGCGCAGATCCGCCTGGTGCTGTCGGCCTACTGCCAGCGCAGCAGCTCGCTGGTCATCGCAGCGTTGGCGGACGCCTAA
- the xdhA gene encoding xanthine dehydrogenase small subunit has product MIQFLLNQELRSEHALDPNLTVLNYLREHVGKSGTKEGCASGDCGACTVVVGELHRNDQGVEQIRYRSLNSCLTFVSSLHGKQLISVEDLKHQGQLHSVQQAMVECHGSQCGFCTPGFVMSLFALQKNSDAPDTQKAHEALAGNLCRCTGYRPILAAAEQACCNKPQDQFDSREAQTIAQLKAIAPTQTGELNSGDKRCLVPLTVVDLADLYDAYPQARLLAGGTDLALEVTQFHRTLPVMIYVGNIEEMKRIESFDDRLEIGAATALSDCYTALHHEYPDFGDLLHRFASLQIRNQGTLGGNIGNASPIGDSPPLLIALGAQIVLCKGQTRRTLALEDYFIDYRVTARQDSEFIEKIIVPKGHSLFRAYKVSKRLDDDISAVCAAFNLKLDNGVISEARVAFGGMAATPKRARHCETVLVGATWNAATVEKACAALAEDFTPLSDFRASKEYRLLSAQNLLRKYFIELQTPHIETRVTAYV; this is encoded by the coding sequence GTGATCCAGTTTTTACTTAACCAGGAACTCCGTAGCGAGCACGCCCTGGACCCCAACCTGACCGTGCTCAACTATTTGCGTGAGCATGTGGGCAAATCCGGAACCAAGGAAGGCTGCGCCAGCGGCGACTGCGGTGCGTGCACCGTGGTGGTCGGCGAGTTGCACCGCAACGATCAAGGCGTTGAGCAGATCCGTTATCGCAGCCTCAATTCGTGCCTGACCTTTGTCTCGTCGTTGCACGGCAAGCAACTGATCAGTGTCGAAGACCTCAAGCATCAGGGCCAACTGCACAGCGTGCAGCAGGCGATGGTCGAGTGCCACGGCTCGCAGTGCGGCTTCTGCACCCCGGGCTTCGTGATGTCGTTGTTTGCCCTGCAAAAGAACAGCGACGCGCCCGACACCCAGAAAGCCCACGAAGCCCTGGCCGGCAACCTGTGCCGCTGCACCGGTTACCGCCCGATTCTGGCGGCGGCCGAACAGGCCTGTTGCAACAAGCCCCAGGACCAGTTCGACAGCCGTGAAGCCCAGACCATCGCGCAGCTCAAGGCGATTGCACCAACGCAAACCGGCGAACTCAACAGCGGCGACAAACGCTGCCTGGTGCCGTTGACGGTCGTCGACCTGGCCGATCTCTACGACGCCTACCCGCAAGCCCGCCTGCTGGCCGGCGGCACCGACCTGGCGCTGGAAGTCACCCAGTTCCATCGCACCCTGCCGGTGATGATTTACGTCGGTAATATCGAAGAGATGAAGCGCATCGAATCCTTCGACGACCGCCTGGAAATCGGCGCCGCCACCGCCCTCTCCGACTGCTACACCGCACTGCACCACGAATACCCCGATTTTGGCGACTTGCTGCACCGCTTCGCCTCCCTGCAGATCCGCAACCAGGGCACCCTGGGCGGCAATATCGGCAACGCCTCGCCCATCGGCGACTCCCCGCCGCTGCTGATCGCCCTCGGTGCGCAGATTGTGCTGTGCAAGGGCCAGACCCGCCGCACCCTGGCGCTGGAAGACTACTTTATCGACTACCGCGTCACTGCCCGCCAGGACAGCGAATTCATCGAGAAGATCATCGTGCCCAAGGGCCATTCACTGTTTCGCGCGTACAAGGTGTCCAAGCGCCTGGACGACGATATTTCCGCCGTCTGCGCCGCCTTCAACCTGAAGCTCGACAACGGTGTGATCAGCGAGGCCCGCGTCGCCTTCGGCGGCATGGCCGCTACCCCCAAGCGCGCCAGGCACTGCGAAACGGTACTGGTCGGCGCCACCTGGAACGCCGCTACCGTGGAAAAAGCCTGCGCCGCCCTGGCCGAGGACTTCACCCCGCTGTCGGACTTCCGCGCCAGCAAGGAATACCGCCTGCTCAGCGCGCAGAACCTGCTGCGCAAATACTTCATCGAACTGCAAACGCCGCACATCGAGACTCGGGTGACCGCTTATGTCTAA
- the xdhB gene encoding xanthine dehydrogenase molybdopterin binding subunit translates to MSNHHAVVKTQAELAELFAQDLTSGVGRSVRHDSAAKHVSGEAQYIDDRLEFPNQLHLYARLSDRAHAKILSIDTAPCYAFDGVRIVITHEDVPGLKDIGPLMPGDPLLAIDTVQFVGQVVLAVAARDLETARKAAMAAVIEYEDLEPVLDVVEAFRNKHFVLDSHTHQRGDAAGALASAKHRIQGTLHIGGQEHFYLETQISSVMPTEDGGMIVYCSTQNPTEVQKLVAEVLDVSMNKIVVDMRRMGGGFGGKETQAASPACLCAVVARLTGQPTKMRLPRVEDMLMTGKRHPFYIEYDVGFDDNGRLHGINLELAGNCGCSPDLSNSIVDRAMFHADNAYYLGDATVNGHRCKTNTASNTAYRGFGGPQGMVAIEEVMDAIARHLALDPLAVRKANYYGKTERNVTHYYQTVEHNMLEEMTAELEASSQYAERREAIRLYNAHSPILKKGLALTPVKFGISFTASFLNQAGALIHIYTDGSIHLNHGGTEMGQGLNTKVAQVVAEVFQVDIDRVQITATNTDKVPNTSPTAASSGADLNGKAAQNAAETIKQRLVEFAARKYDVSEADVEFRNGHVRVREQILSFEALIQQAYFAQVSLSSTGFYKTPKIFYDRSQSRGRPFYYFAFGAACCEVIVDTLTGEYKMLRTDILHDVGASLNPAIDIGQVEGGFIQGMGWLTMEELVWNNKGKLMTNGPASYKIPAVADMPLNLRVKLVENRKNPEDTVFHSKAVGEPPFMLGIASWCAIKDAVASLGDYRQQPKIDAPATPERVLWGCEQMRKLSAAVAVDTETELASL, encoded by the coding sequence ATGTCTAACCATCACGCCGTGGTAAAAACCCAGGCCGAACTGGCCGAGCTGTTTGCCCAGGACCTGACCTCCGGCGTCGGCCGCAGCGTCAGGCATGACAGCGCCGCCAAGCATGTCAGCGGCGAGGCGCAGTACATCGACGACCGCCTCGAATTTCCCAACCAGCTGCACCTGTATGCGCGCCTGTCCGACCGCGCCCACGCGAAAATCCTCAGCATCGACACCGCGCCCTGCTACGCCTTCGACGGCGTGCGCATCGTGATTACCCACGAAGACGTACCGGGCCTCAAGGACATCGGCCCATTGATGCCCGGCGATCCGCTGCTGGCCATCGACACCGTGCAGTTCGTCGGCCAGGTGGTGCTGGCCGTGGCCGCCCGCGATCTTGAGACCGCGCGTAAAGCCGCGATGGCGGCGGTGATCGAATACGAAGACCTGGAGCCGGTGCTGGATGTGGTCGAGGCGTTTCGCAACAAACACTTCGTGCTCGACAGCCACACCCATCAACGCGGTGATGCGGCCGGCGCGCTGGCGAGCGCGAAACACCGTATCCAGGGCACGCTGCATATCGGCGGCCAGGAGCATTTCTACCTGGAGACGCAGATTTCTTCGGTGATGCCTACCGAAGACGGCGGCATGATCGTGTACTGCTCCACGCAAAACCCCACCGAAGTGCAGAAACTGGTGGCCGAAGTGCTCGATGTGTCGATGAACAAGATCGTCGTCGACATGCGCCGCATGGGCGGCGGGTTTGGCGGCAAGGAAACTCAGGCCGCCAGCCCCGCCTGCCTGTGCGCGGTGGTGGCGCGCCTCACCGGGCAGCCGACCAAGATGCGTCTGCCGCGGGTCGAAGACATGCTGATGACCGGCAAGCGCCACCCTTTCTACATCGAATATGACGTGGGCTTTGACGACAACGGCCGTTTGCACGGCATCAACCTGGAGCTGGCCGGCAACTGCGGCTGTTCGCCGGACCTGTCCAACTCGATTGTCGACCGTGCGATGTTCCACGCCGATAACGCGTATTACCTGGGCGATGCCACGGTCAACGGCCATCGCTGCAAGACCAACACCGCCTCCAACACAGCTTATCGTGGCTTCGGCGGCCCCCAGGGCATGGTCGCCATCGAGGAAGTGATGGACGCCATCGCCCGCCACCTGGCGCTGGACCCGCTGGCCGTGCGCAAGGCCAACTACTACGGCAAGACCGAGCGCAACGTCACCCACTACTACCAGACCGTCGAGCACAACATGCTCGAAGAAATGACCGCCGAGCTGGAGGCGAGCAGCCAGTACGCCGAGCGCCGCGAAGCGATTCGCCTGTACAACGCCCACAGCCCGATCCTGAAAAAAGGCCTGGCGCTGACCCCGGTCAAATTCGGCATCTCGTTTACCGCGAGCTTTCTCAACCAGGCCGGCGCGCTCATTCATATCTACACCGACGGCAGCATTCACCTGAACCATGGCGGAACCGAAATGGGCCAGGGCCTGAACACCAAGGTCGCCCAGGTGGTGGCCGAAGTGTTCCAGGTCGACATCGACCGCGTGCAGATCACCGCGACCAACACCGACAAAGTGCCGAACACCTCGCCAACCGCAGCGTCCAGCGGTGCCGACCTGAACGGCAAGGCCGCCCAGAACGCCGCCGAAACCATCAAGCAGCGCCTGGTGGAATTTGCCGCACGCAAGTACGACGTCAGCGAAGCGGATGTGGAATTTCGCAACGGCCATGTGCGCGTGCGTGAGCAGATCCTGAGCTTCGAGGCGCTGATCCAGCAGGCGTATTTCGCCCAGGTCTCGCTGTCGAGCACCGGCTTCTACAAGACTCCGAAGATCTTCTACGACCGCAGCCAGTCGCGCGGACGGCCGTTCTACTACTTTGCATTCGGCGCGGCCTGCTGCGAGGTGATCGTGGACACCCTGACCGGCGAATACAAGATGCTGCGCACTGACATCCTCCACGACGTGGGCGCTTCGTTGAACCCGGCCATCGACATCGGCCAGGTGGAAGGCGGGTTTATCCAGGGCATGGGCTGGCTGACCATGGAAGAGCTGGTGTGGAACAACAAGGGCAAGCTGATGACCAATGGCCCGGCCAGCTACAAGATCCCGGCGGTGGCCGACATGCCGCTGAACCTGCGGGTGAAGCTGGTGGAAAACCGCAAGAACCCCGAAGACACGGTGTTCCATTCCAAGGCCGTGGGCGAGCCGCCGTTCATGCTCGGGATTGCTTCGTGGTGCGCGATCAAGGATGCGGTGGCGAGCCTGGGTGATTATCGCCAGCAGCCGAAGATCGACGCGCCGGCCACGCCCGAGCGGGTGTTGTGGGGGTGTGAGCAGATGCGCAAGTTGAGCGCCGCTGTGGCGGTGGATACCGAAACCGAGTTGGCTTCGCTCTAG
- the xdhC gene encoding xanthine dehydrogenase accessory protein XdhC, translated as MNNWISALADLQNQGEPCVLVTIIEELGSTPRNAGSKMVISAAQTFDTIGGGHLEYKAMQIAREMLARGQQNTHLERFSLGASLGQCCGGVTVLLFEPMGQVQAHIAVFGAGHVGRALVPLLASLPCRVRWIDAREQEFPENIPKGVRKIVSEEPVDEIADLPAGSYCIVMTHNHALDLELTAALLKRNDFAYFGLIGSRTKRVKFEHRLRDRGFDAAQLQRMRCPMGLTEVKGKLPVEIAISIAGEIIATYNANFGQHTASAEPIAKLLPVSRRSQAIN; from the coding sequence ATGAACAACTGGATCAGCGCCCTCGCCGACCTGCAGAACCAGGGCGAGCCCTGCGTACTGGTGACCATCATCGAAGAGCTCGGCTCCACGCCGCGCAACGCCGGTTCGAAGATGGTAATCAGTGCCGCGCAGACCTTCGACACCATCGGCGGCGGGCACCTGGAATACAAGGCGATGCAGATCGCCCGCGAGATGCTCGCCCGTGGCCAGCAGAACACCCACCTGGAGCGCTTCAGCCTCGGCGCGAGCCTGGGCCAGTGCTGTGGTGGCGTCACCGTGCTGCTGTTCGAACCGATGGGCCAGGTGCAGGCGCACATCGCGGTATTCGGTGCCGGCCACGTGGGGCGTGCACTGGTGCCGTTGCTGGCGAGCCTGCCGTGCCGGGTGCGCTGGATCGATGCCCGTGAGCAGGAATTCCCGGAGAACATCCCGAAAGGCGTGCGTAAAATCGTCAGCGAAGAGCCGGTCGACGAAATCGCCGACTTGCCGGCGGGCAGTTACTGCATCGTCATGACCCACAACCACGCGCTGGACCTGGAACTCACCGCCGCCCTGCTCAAGCGCAATGACTTTGCCTACTTCGGCCTGATCGGCTCCCGGACCAAGCGCGTCAAGTTCGAACACCGCCTGCGCGATCGCGGCTTCGATGCCGCGCAACTGCAACGCATGCGCTGCCCCATGGGCCTCACCGAGGTGAAGGGCAAATTGCCGGTGGAGATTGCCATCTCCATCGCCGGCGAAATCATCGCCACCTATAACGCCAATTTCGGCCAGCACACCGCCAGCGCCGAACCCATTGCCAAATTGCTGCCGGTGTCACGCCGCAGCCAAGCTATCAATTGA
- the guaD gene encoding guanine deaminase — protein MPLTRKAYRAAILHSIDDPAIVGIEASYEYFEDGLLVIDNGQISALGHASDLLPTLPADIDITHYQDALITPGLIDTHIHLPQTGMVGAYGEQLLDWLNTYTFPCESQFADKAHAEEVADIFIKELLRNGTTTALVFGSVHPQSVNAFFEAAEKLDLRMIAGKVMMDRNAPDYLTDTPQSGYQESKALIERWHGKGRLHYAVTPRFAPTSTPEQLALAGQLLDEYPDLYMQTHISENKQEVEWVKELFPERKGYLDVYDHYKLLGERSVFAHGVHLCDDECARLAQTGSAVAFCPTSNLFLGSGLFNLPMAEKHTLNVGLGTDVGGGTSFSLLQTLNEAYKVMQLQGARLSPFKSLYLATLGGARALRLEDRIGTLQPGTDADFLVLDYNATPLLSYRLKQANNIAETLFVLMTLGDDRAVLQTYAAGNLVHQR, from the coding sequence ATGCCTTTGACCCGCAAAGCCTACCGCGCCGCCATCCTGCACAGCATCGACGACCCTGCCATCGTGGGCATTGAAGCGTCCTACGAATATTTCGAAGACGGCCTGCTGGTGATCGATAACGGCCAGATCAGTGCGCTCGGCCACGCCAGCGACCTGCTGCCGACGTTGCCCGCTGACATCGATATCACTCACTACCAGGATGCATTGATCACCCCCGGCCTGATCGACACCCACATCCACCTGCCGCAGACCGGCATGGTCGGCGCCTATGGCGAGCAGTTGCTGGACTGGCTCAACACCTACACCTTCCCCTGTGAAAGCCAGTTCGCCGACAAGGCCCACGCCGAGGAAGTCGCGGACATTTTCATCAAGGAGCTGCTGCGCAACGGCACCACCACCGCGCTGGTGTTCGGCAGTGTGCATCCGCAGTCGGTGAACGCGTTCTTTGAAGCGGCCGAAAAACTCGACCTGCGCATGATCGCCGGCAAGGTGATGATGGATCGCAACGCGCCGGACTACCTGACCGACACGCCGCAATCGGGCTACCAGGAAAGCAAGGCGCTGATCGAGCGCTGGCACGGCAAGGGCCGCCTGCACTATGCCGTCACGCCGCGCTTTGCGCCGACCAGCACGCCGGAGCAACTGGCGCTGGCCGGGCAACTGCTGGACGAGTACCCGGACCTGTACATGCAGACCCACATCAGTGAGAACAAGCAGGAAGTCGAATGGGTGAAGGAGTTGTTCCCGGAGCGCAAAGGCTATCTGGATGTGTACGACCACTACAAATTGCTGGGCGAACGCTCGGTGTTTGCCCACGGCGTGCATCTGTGTGACGACGAGTGTGCCCGGCTGGCGCAGACCGGCTCGGCCGTGGCGTTCTGCCCGACGTCGAACCTGTTCCTCGGCAGTGGCCTGTTCAACCTGCCGATGGCCGAGAAGCACACACTGAATGTCGGCCTGGGCACCGACGTGGGCGGCGGCACCAGCTTCTCGCTGCTGCAAACGCTGAATGAAGCCTACAAGGTCATGCAATTGCAGGGCGCGCGGTTGAGCCCGTTCAAGTCGCTGTACCTGGCCACCCTGGGCGGCGCGCGGGCGTTGCGCCTGGAAGACCGGATCGGCACCTTGCAGCCGGGCACGGACGCGGACTTCCTGGTGCTGGACTACAACGCCACGCCGCTGCTCAGCTACCGCTTGAAGCAGGCCAATAACATTGCCGAGACGCTGTTTGTGCTGATGACACTGGGGGATGATCGAGCGGTATTGCAGACCTACGCGGCCGGCAATCTGGTGCACCAACGCTAA